From the Cryptomeria japonica chromosome 2, Sugi_1.0, whole genome shotgun sequence genome, one window contains:
- the LOC131864809 gene encoding lysine-rich arabinogalactan protein 19-like, translated as MQSPPTVTCSSPSGHRPVTIASSSLQSGTAQPAALTACLVCVSRAACSAHHLCSPQVPPNSSSHAAQLLRRPAPTPRSSTHRWDLSTPPPMPPTDPPIATPGPQAAIQPPPKFSGCYQNFLAVVKLFRE; from the coding sequence ATGCAGTCTCCACCCACCGTGACTTGCAGCAGCCCCAGCGGTCACCGCCCAGTGACCATCGCTAGCAGCAGCCTGCAGAGCGGCACTGCCCAACCCGCCGCACTCACCGCCTGCCTAGTCTGCGTGTCGCGTGCCGCCTGCTCCGCTCACCACTTGTGCAGTCCTCAGGTGCCGCCCAACTCCAGCTCTCATGCTGCCCAACTCCTGCGTCGCCCAGCTCCAACTCCTAGGAGTTCTACCCACCGCTGGGACCTCTCGACCCCGCCGCCGATGCCTCCCACCGACCCTCCGATAGCCACCCCCGGCCCTCAGGCAGCCATCCAGCCACCGCCAAAATTTTCCGGCTGCTACCAAAATTTTCTGGCCGTCGTCAAACTTTTCCGGGAATAG